acgtcTTGTAGGAGAGGGTGGACCTGGTCCCGGCAAgtagcccgcgatgatgatgatggtgggaACTTATTAAACTTAAGAATTAGTGATCTGTGAACAACATCTAAGATGATATAACTGTTTCAAACGTTTCAAATCAGCATCTGTTTCATCATTATGGATTCTGAAGAAACATAattgattttacaaaataaatcaaataaaaataCACATTAAGCAACTATGCTCAGCAATACATCCCATCATTGTGATTCACATATCTTTTCAGTCCAAGTATTTACTTACCCTTAGCATTTTATATTGCTGGTTCAGAGAATCATATCTGTTTTCTGCTTCTTGCTGTAAGAAATTGAATGCAAATGTCAATTAGAGAAAAAGAGAcgaacatacagtcaaacctgccccagtcgaccacccgggggaccggaaaaaaaacGGCGATTTgaacaggtggtcgctgagaggagtatcgactcaaaacatgNNNNNNNNNNNNNNNNNNNNNNNNNNNNNNNNNNNNNNNNNNNNNNNNNNNNNNNNNNNNNNNNNNNNNNNNNNNNNNNNNNNNNNNNNNNNNNNNNNNNGAACCTGTTCTGATTAATCTGCTTCTGTTCATATTCTGAAAATGAGAGAATCACAAGATTATGACAAGCTATGGCGACAGGTTTAATCTTTTATCCTTGTAAGAAACAACCCCTTCTGCTTAACTTTAATACACTGGAATAAGTATGTGTAATCACTGACAGCTAAAAGGAAGATACTATAGTGCAGATGGAAGTATCTGCCAAAATTGCCCAACACTATTTATTTCACACTATGAGTTGAAGACGGCACAACATCCCagatatacacaaatcaaaATCTCTTAACATGTGTAGTTCAAATCATTTATCATCTGCAATACCCATTGCACATGCACGGCGGTCTATATGTATGTTTATGACCCAGTCAGAGAAAATCATACTAAAGTAAGTGTGAACTTGTAACCATGTGAAACAGCATTTAGCTTTGAAATTATACCTGATCACAAGCACTTATCCTAAGTCAGCAGGGAAAAGGTTAGACTTAGAGTGATATGTGAACATGTATGCTTTATGCCATGGCCTGCCTTCAAATCCGGGTCATGAAAGGTATACAACCAACACTGCTATTTACTCAATGCCTTTTTCTCCATAGAGACAAACGCAATCACTAAAGGCTCAGGTGTTCTTGCATATACATGGTATTAGCTAATGCTAGTTTCACTATATACAGGAAAGCCAGTTGACAACAACCCAGTTGAAATACAAGTAATATCATATTACAGTCAACATTACACTTTTTTCAACTATatcaacaaaagtacaaaaccaaattttatttcaagaaaaaacattgagatttcaaatttcaaatttgtatGAAACACTGAAAGTtaaattttttggggggttgAGAAATAATTCTTCTGTTATTTCTTAGCCACTTATACAAACCCTTATACAAATGTGTTATGTGTTTATGAAGAATGCATACTTGCACTTCCGTTAGACATTTCTTTCCAGATAAAATGTGAACTCTTTTGGGAATTGGCCAAAAATGAAAGCTTGGCATACTGAAGAGTAGACAGCAAGGCCCAGTGTCTGATGAGTGATctaagtcagggctcgaaataccacctgcatgcatatgcaggttagtgcaggtaaaattggagctgtgcaggtatttctggtgtctacctgcacctaatataacctgcactggtccatgcactgggttttatacataaatgtcctataatgcaAGTGTATATGGAAattgttactagctgcattgacttttaccacctataaagtataaaagaaaaaatagcaatgattcctgaacaattttagtatgatctatacttcctaaattcagagtggtgcaggtaaaagttgtctggcgcaggtaattttcaatgttagctgtaccagtgtaggtatgcagaaaaaaggatttcgagccctgtgagtTGTCTCTAATGTCTACGCCTAACCAGTATTACATAATGTGCTGACTGTCATGAGTGATCTGAGTTGTCTCTAATGTCTACGTCCAAACAGTATTACATAATGTGCTGACTGTCATGAGTGATCTGAGTTGTCTCTAATGTCTACGTCCAAACAGTATTACATAATGTGCTGACTGTCATGAGTGATCTGAGTTGTCTCTAATGTCTACGTCCAAACAGTATTACATAATGTGCTGACTGTCATGAGTGATCTGAGTTGTCTCTAATGTCTACGTCCAACCAGTATTATATAATGTGCTGACTGTCAATCATGAGTGATCTGAGTTGTCTCTAATGTCTACGTCCAACCATTACAAAATATGCTAACTGTCAGTGATTGTAAACAATGTTAACTGATTCTTCCAGCCTCCCATGAATTGTTTACCAACCTGTTGAACCATGATACTCACTGTGAAGTACAGGAAAAATGGGAGATTAACTTGTGTTTTCTATGTGAGAAAGCAACATACAATGTTGCCTTGTGCTATATACCCCTGATGAAGTAGTATCTAGGTCCAAAATCTGaccttcttttgttttcttgtgctCGTTCCTTTCCTTCTGTAGAGATTTTTCCAGTCTTGACCGATGTTCATAGACAACTGAGAAGGCAAAAGGTCAAAttatttcatgtacaaattacagacaaaataacaacatagaATATCATATTAGGTAAATTTCacaatgaaaatttgaaatatcaaaagTTGAATCTCTAACACATTTtttcagttcaacttcaagtacatgtaccacaaaGCAATTCTTTGGCAGAAACTGAGTCTGTGTCTGTTTAGATGCAAGTGTCACAAGTTTAAGTTACAACAGCTGTACTTCTGGTTCTGTTTATACCTAGAACTCAACAGTGCCTAATGTTTACATAGGTCTGCTGCAGGCTATGATCATTGTTAATTGACAATTTCTACACCCGAAATACTAGGCCATTTGTGACATAATTGAATTTTACCATCTGACgttgttacacacacacatatcaagGGTTGCTGATTGAAGTGTATCAGCTTTCCAAAGAGCAGTCATGTGATACAAaatgtggtggtattatggcacccggtggaattctTAATTATCATTCTGAAAATGAGTAATTAATAAGACCCAAAAGTCCTGAGTACAAAAATAAGTATTCTCGTCTAATTATAATTACTTAATCTTAATTACTTAAAAATGGCTTTCAGCacatggtatatatatatatgtttagcAGCTGTACAAGAATGATATGTATCAGGTATCTGAAGTGTTACCTCCACAAATATGATATTGTTTGGGGTATGTctgcgtgtgtttgtttgtgcttcCACATATGTCACTGTGTAGTTAGAATAGCTTAAGTAGGTTCAGATGGATTGTGATATCTAGCATGTGGGTACAAATGTAGGTCTGGGGAATAAGATCACGGTCAATTTAAATAAAGTCGGCTTTCcttgtttgccattgtaattACAGTGTCTGCAAGTACTAGACAACATTATAAATATTTGGATTCAGATTTTGTTTAATGATAGTCTGGTATATAAACAATCATTAACAGACAATGAATGAAAGAAGTATGATGTTTCTTAGAGTCAGGGCCTTTGGTCAgaaaatctttttctttgtaacaaTGTGAGcactcagcaggacaagggtttgAAATCAAACATTCTAAGTCTGGCCTGTAACATAGAAGGTAAACCAAAGACAACTCTCTGgaacatgtttttttgtacatactcaacaaataatacaaaaatcaataacaGTTTATACCATTACAAACTAGCTAATGGAGTGTTTGCCTGACCCCTTCCCAAGAGGACAatacttttgtgttgaataCAATGGCTACTGAAGAGCAATTGGACTAACAAACAATATTGATTATGTGGCTTAGTAGAAAAGGTTTCGTGGTACTAAAGTAGTACTTCTAAAAGGTGATCAATTAGCATCAATTACTGTCAATGACACtccccttatttgcatattattgTCTAGTGATGCATAGCATATGCCTGACTTATAAATTCTACAATCCAATAGAACAAAATTAATATTCAGAaagttgaaatgaaatgtaaagtacatacaaaatgtcgCAGTGTAGTTTGTTTACGACCACATGatcataacctccttggtaaatgTAAATGTCCGGCCAGCTGTGTAAATAATGTTACAGAAAAAATAGAAACATGCAAGAAGAACAGGAAATAATCTGAACTGTGTACCAACCTTGTAGCTGTGCGGAGAGTGACTCCTGTTGTGACTGGTATTTCTGGGACCTATGCTCGGCGTGTTGATGTCTGATCTGTAGCTGGTTGTACTCGTAAACACCGTACCCAAACCCGACTAGCACCAACACGAACACCAGTGTCTGCCATTTCCCCTGGCCACGACGGGCGCAAATCATGCTGACGTCCTCTCTCATCCAAACGTCTCTGTGGTTAGGCAAAGGTTGACTAACTACCAGGTTTGTACAGGTAGCTGTCAGCTGatgtaggggggaggggggcgttcaCAGGTGCAGCCGCAAAACCTTCCTTCCGTCAAAACTCAGCGTCTGTTTACATGCCAAAATAAATATATCCAGAGCTAAAACCGGGTGGGATACTTACAATATCGCTTGCAAAGACGTATCAGATACTGAAGAAGCAATAGAGAAGTGATCGAGTCTTTGTCCAGCGCTAGTTGAGAGAATTTAAAGGGAAGTGAAAACTTCTTTCCACAAGTCTCGCTCTACCTGCATGTCAACATGGCGACGTGTCAGCGCGCTGCATGCCGGGAGCTGGGGAAGTGGGCGGGGCAATCCGAGAACTTTCACTTGTGAACTTCGGACTAGGGAAAGTTCTCCACCGGTGCAGTTGGAGATCAAACAACACTGAAAGGGGCCCAGTAGATGTCTTAAGAGTTTATAAGTTTAAGTTTATAAtcaggcatttttttttacttcttataATCTTAATCAgtgaaggaaaacaaaaactatGTTATTTGCATGACATGAATAAGTATCTTTATTTTGGCATTCATataacacagataaactttacAGAAGTTGACAGATGACTAATGATCAC
The window above is part of the Branchiostoma floridae strain S238N-H82 chromosome 14, Bfl_VNyyK, whole genome shotgun sequence genome. Proteins encoded here:
- the LOC118430109 gene encoding Golgi integral membrane protein 4-like yields the protein MREDVSMICARRGQGKWQTLVFVLVLVGFGYGVYEYNQLQIRHQHAEHRSQKYQSQQESLSAQLQVVYEHRSRLEKSLQKERNEHKKTKEEYEQKQINQNSKKQKTDMIL